The following nucleotide sequence is from Aminobacterium mobile DSM 12262.
TTCTTCATCACTCTTCTCCTTCTAAATATATTTCCTGAAAGAACCCCTTTTGCAAAGCAAAAAAAGATAGAGAACGTTACAAGCAGGTTATCTGGAATCACAAACACTATAATTTATACACGGAAAAAGAATCTTATGTATCAGGAAATATATGGAGATTTGAATAATATATTCAAAAGGGTCTCCCACAGAAATGGAGACCTTTTTTTCATTTAAGAACGAATCATCACTAATGCCATTTTGAAAGCTTCTACCGCTTTCAAAGCATGAGGAACATTGGCGGGCATAATAAGCCACTCCCCTTGAGCTACAAGTTGAGATACACCTCCAAGACTAATCTCTGCCTTCCCATTAAGGATTTGAACCAAAGCATCGTAAGGAGCTGTATGCTCACTTAGAGCCTGCCCTTTATCAAAAGCAAAAAGAGTTACAGTGCCGGTAGGATGATCAATAAGTGTACGGCTTACCACTGAGCCAACTTGAACTTCTACCATTTTTTCAGCCTCAAATTTTGTTCCCTTCTCGAATATTTTCTGACTCATCACTATCGCTCCTTTATGTATAAATTCGTTTATTTACACGGTTATTATGCTAGCATAAACCCTACTAAATTACTAATGATTATTTTGGGTCTTTTACAACTCTCCTTACATTTTTCTCAGCCTCTCCTCAAAAAAGAAATGCCTCTTTAATTACTTATAAAAAATATCTTTATCCCAAATCCTCTATATAAACTAGAAACAAGATATGAAAAGATATAATCTTTTCAGGATAACAATGAATATTCAATAAAAATAGCTCTTAACTATTTGTAATCAACAGAGTTACCCTAAATCTCCATTTTGCAAATACGAATTGTGTGCTATGCTGATTATTGAAAATATTTAATAAAAACCCTCGCTGGCGCCAGTACTTTTGAGAGGAAAAGGAGGCAGAGAAAAATGAAGATTCAGGTCATTGGGCGAATATGCCCAGATTGTGACAAGGTTTTCGAGATGACCAAACAGACTCTGACTACCCTTAATATTGTTAATGACATTGAGCGCGTAACAGAGACAAGGGAGATCATCAAACATTTTGGGATGGTGCATATCCCAGCCGTAGCTGTAGATGGGAAAGTACTTTTTTCTGGAGAGATTCCTAACGAGGAAAAAATGAAAAAGCTCTTCTCTCGATACAGAAACTGAATTAATAGAAACAAATAAACTTACCGTAACACCCCTTACGGAAAAAGTTTCGAAAGAGATGCCCTCGAGCATCTCTTTTTTTAATGGGGGCGAAATGTACACTTTTAGTTTTCTATTATTTTTTAAAGTTCGTCAAAAAAGCCGTTACCATAATAGACAGAGAATAGGATATTATAAAAAATAACTCTCAAGAAGAGGGCCTCAAAATACTAAAAGAGTAGGAAAGGAGTTTTTATAGTGTTTTTTACCTTCTTAATTCTTTCTGTTCTTCTTGGCATCTTAGTTCCTGTTCGTCGCGCTAGTGCCTGTAGCGGTCTTATATTAGGGAAAGATGTTTCCCCTACAGGGAAAGTTCTTGTTGCTCATAATGAAGACGATAGTGATCGTCTTTTAGTGCGACACGCCCTTGTCCCCCCAAGAGACCACAAGCCTGGAACAACTTTTACATGCGAAGAGGAATCTGCCCATATCCCACAAATACCCCATACTTTTGGTTTTTTCTGGAGTGAAGTCCGAGGTGAACGTGGCCTTTCAAATGCAGATATATTCTATAACGACCACGGTGTTGGTATTTTTAGTGACAGCTGTCGACATATACGATCTGATCATGAGCCCGATTGCATAGCTGGCGGGATTGGATATGGCCTCCGCCGCGCTTTAGCTGAACAAGCTTACAGTGCTGACCATGGCGTAATATTGGCCATGAAGCTATTAGAACAATATGGATACCGAGATTCAGGTAGATGCTATATTATTGCCGATGCTAACGAAGCATGGATGATACAAGTAGTTCATGGCCAACACTATTGTGCCGTACAAATACGAGACGATGAAGCCGCTTTCATCCCTAACCATTACACCATCCGTAAAGGCGATCTAAATAATAGAAAGTTTTATTGCTCAAAAGATCTTCTGAATTACGCCTCACAAAAAGGCTGGGTATCGCCCCATGTGTTAGAAGAAAAAGATTTTGATTTTGCGAAAGCGTTCCAAAACCCTAAACGGTGGCGTCATAAGTTCAATACATTTCGTCAACGTCATGCTCTTTCGATTCTCACTGGCAGGGAATGGGGGGTCAATGAAGAGCTCCCAATGACAGTGCACCCAGGTAAAAAAATAGAATTTGATAAAATCAAGGCTATTTTCCGTAGCCACTATGAAGGTACAGCTGATGATTTACGTATGGATTTTTCAGGCTTCTCTCCTCACTATACTCCCTTACGGCGGATCTGCACTGGAACAACAGTAGAAGGGATTATAGCCGCCTTTCATGAATATCCAGAGCTCACTTGTCTTTGGATTGCCCCCGGCCGTCCTTGTTCTCACCCTTATATTCCATTACATGGCGGCATTCTCTCTTTACCAGAAGGACTTTCCCCCATAAAAAGACCTATTCCTGCTCTGGAAGAGCATTGTCAACCGGATATGTCTCTCCTTGATATAGACTCAAAAAAATGGTGGAATATTACTCAACAACAAATAATTACAGACTTGCTTTATAAAGATATCCATCCCTCTTTACAAAATTGGATCTCTTTTTATGAAGACTCTCTTATGAAACAAGAGGAAGAAATACGCCAGAAAGCTGAAACTTTGATGCTCTCTGGAGAAAAAGAGGAGGCCAGAACGCTTCTTACCGCATGGGGGGAAACTATTTCGCGACAAACAGCAGAAAAGCTGGAAAAGTTTTTCGCCCCCTTTGCTCCCATCTCACTGCTAACAAGCGCCACAAATATATTTAAGGGAGATAGATCTACCGAGCTTGTTGTCCGTTTCAACTTAAAAGGCCGACACCCCGTAGAGAAATCAATTCTTATGGGACAGGGGGGGCTCAACCATACTTTATGGGCAACGCCTATAGACCAAAGTCTTCTGGAAGAGAATGGTCTCTGGACTCTTCGTTTCCGAGTCCGAGAGCTTACAGAAAAAGCACTTCCATGCCGCTCTGATTTTTGGCTTGCCGGACATGATATTGAGGGTAAAACCTTTATAGCCCGTACTATTATGCAAGTGTATCCACAGCGAGAAGATAACACGTTCCTCTATAACGCTAAATAACAAGCACCAGTTTTTACACAACTCGGGGACATAGCAAGGAGAGAATAAAATGGATTACATTTTAAAGCTCCGTTCTTTTTTAAAACCATATAAGAAACAATCTTTTATAGCTCTTCTTCTACTCGTATCTCTTGTTGTAATGGACCTTTTTATTCCTCGACTTATACAAAGAATCATTGATTACGGCATAACAGCTCGCAATCGTCAAATTGTAATTCATACGGCCTTGTTAATGGTCAGTCTCTCTGTTTTAGGTGCCTTCACCGCCATTGGGAACAACTTTTTTTCCATACAAGTTGGAGAAGGTGTAGCTCGAGATCTACGAGAACATCTCTTCTTCAAGATCCAAAACTATTCTTTCAGCGACCTCGACAAGCAAAAGACAGGAGAAATTATGGTGCGCCTTACCAGCGATGTAAACACAATAAAAGGTCTTGTACAAATGTCTTTACGTATAGGGACACGAGCACCGCTGCTCATGATTGGCAGTCTCATCCTTATGTTTAAAACAAGTCAAAAGCTGGCCTTCACCATTCTGCCCCTTCTTCTGCTTACATCAGGAGTTCTATTTTTTTTCATACTTAAAATAGAACCCCTTTTTCAATCTATACAACAAAAGCTAGACCGACTTAATACTGTTTTACAAGAAAACATCAGCGGAATACGGTTAGTCAAAGCTTTTGTGCGAGCTCATTCAGAAAGTCAACGATTTGAGGTCTGCAATGAAGCACTCTTCGATCAATCCGTTAAAGTTATGATGCTCATGTCTTACATGGCACCCATACTAACGCTTCTCGTAAACATCGGCATAGTAATAGTACTGTGGACTGGAGGGTTTCAGGCAGCTCAAGGAAATATAACCACAGGACAAATAGTGGCTTTCACGAATTACCTTCTCACTACCATGACCCCTCTTGTAATGATGACAATGCTATCGAATGTTTGGGCAAGCGGAATTATTTCAGCTCAGCGTATACAAGAAATCATGGAAACATCACCAGACACACGCAAGCGATTAGAAAAAATAGCACTGCCCCCTACAATTCAGGGGCATATTGTTTTTGAAGATGTTTCTTTCAGCTATAATAGCGACAACTCTAGGGAGTCAACCTTAAAAGGAATCAATTTTGAAGCTCTTCCAGGAGAAACAGTGGCTATTCTTGGCGCTACTGGATCTGGTAAATCCACTCTCGTCAACTTAATTCCAAGATTTTATGACGTTACTGCCGGTCGAATTTTAATTGATGGACTTGATATACAGACTATTCAACATAGCTCGTTGCTCGCCCATATAGGCATTGTTCCTCAAGAAATTATTCTCTTTTCAGGAACTGTACGAGATAACATCTGTTACGGCTCGCCCCATGCTACTGATGAAGAGATAATTACTGCTGCCCACATAGCTCAAGTCCATGACTTTATTATGGGTCTCCCCCAAGGATACAATTCTTATATTGAGCAACGTGGCATGAACTTGTCTGGCGGCCAAAAACAACGTATCGCCATTGCTCGAGCCATTCTTCCTCGTCCTCAAATTCTAATCCTCGATGACAGCACCAGTGCAGTGGATATAGAAACTGAAACGAAAATACAGAACGCTATTAAAGTTTTTGCTGCAAAACAAACCATCTTTATAGTGGCTCAGCGCATCTCTACCGTATTAAATGCCGATAAAATAATAGTTTTAGATAACGGACATATAGTAGCAGAGGGGCCTCATAACAAATTGATACAGACAAACTCTATCTATCAAGAAATTTACATATCACAGCTTGGCGAAAAAAGTGGACAAGAAAGACAGGTATAATAAAGATGGCGCGTGAAAAGGATTCCCGCACTACTGGGAGAAATCAGATTCGAACGTACATGCTCCCTAGAGGAAGGCGGAATATCGGCAACATAGAAAAAGCTAAAAATCCGCACAATACACTACTTCGACTTTTTTTCTATTTCAACCGTTATAGAATCTCTGTAATATTTGTATGCACTCTTATAGTTCTTTACTCTATTTTAGGCCTCCTTGCCCCCTACCTTATGGGAGTTGCCATAGACCTCTACATTTCCCTTAAAACTACGAAAGGTTTAGTTAACATCGCTTCACTCATGCTCATCGTTTATGTATTAAATAACATATTTCAAGCTATTGCCAATAGAGTCACGAGCAATATTTCTCAAAAAGCTCTCAAACAAATGCGTAAGGATCTTTTTCAACATCTTCAATCTCTGCCTCTCAGTTTTTTTGACCAAACCCCTGCAGGAGACTTAATGAGTCGCCTCACAAATGACATTGATGCTATTAGCCAAGCCATATCTTTAAATATAACATCTCTGCTTGCCAGCATGTTATCAATGGCAGGCATTTTAATAGCCATGTTTATATTAGACACCAAATTAGCCTTGGCCTCCTTATTCGTGGTACCACTTATGTTTGGGTTCTCAGAATTTGTAGCTCGCTACACTCGAAAAGGATACCAACTGTTACAAAAAGACTTGGGTACTCTTAACAGCGTGATGGAAGAATCTATTAGCGGAGCTAAAGTCATCAAGGCTTTTCGCAAAGAAGGAGCCGTAACAGAAATGTTTCTACTCCATAACCAAAGGGTATATACGGCAGGAATTTACGCTAACACCTATGCCCTTTTATTGATGCCCCTAACAGGCGTACTCGGAAATTTTTTTGTTATCATCCTTGTGAGCTTAGGGAGTTGGCTGGCATTAAAGGGACTTGCTACTGTAGGTTTGATCGCTACGTTCATCAATTATGGGCAAAACTTTATTCAGCCACTTCGCCAGGTATCGAACTTATACAATACTTTTCAGGCAGCTTTAGCTGGCGCAGAGAGAGTTTTCGAAATTATAGATATGGAACCAGAAGGTGAAGACAACGTTTGTACTGTTCCTGGGCAACCACTTCGTGGACATGTATGTTTCGACCACGTTTCTTTTGAGTATAAACCTGGGATACCAATCATTAAAAATCTTTCTTTTGAAACAAAAGCAGGAGAAACCGTAGCATTAGTAGGACCTACAGGAGCCGGAAAAACCACTATCACTAATCTCATCACTCGTTTTTATGAAATTAAAGAAGGGCGAATTACCATCGATAAGGTAGATATCCGCACTATACCCAAATCTTGCTTGCGGCAACAACTCGGCCTCGTACTACAAGAAACCTTTTTATTTTCCGATTCCGTTATGGAAAATATCCGTTTCGGGCGCTTAGACGCAACTGACGAAGAAGTAATAACTGCCGCAAAAATGGCTGAAGCAGATCATTTCATTGGCCTCTTGCCACAAGAATATCACACACTACTATCAGAACGAGGAAGCAACCTTAGCCAAGGACAACGTCAACTTCTCTCTATCGCTCGTGCTATCCTCGCCAATCCAAGAATTTTAATATTAGACGAAGCGACAAGCAACGTAGACACACGTACTGAAATTCGGATTCAAAACGCTCTTCTACATCTTATGGAAGGACGGACCAGTTTCGTAATCGCTCACCGTTTAAGTACAATCCGCAATGCTGACCAGGTTCTTGTAATAAACAAAGGAGAACTTGTTGAAAAAGGAACCCATGAAGAGTTATTACAACGTCAAGGATTTTATTACCATTTATATATAAGTCAGTTTAAAGGACACCTCATATGATGACGTAATATCGCTCTATTTTTTCAAAATACGCTTTAAGGAAATTTTCAGAAGGTTAGCTAAAAATTCCCAGTCTTCTTCAGAAATCTCTTCAACATTTTTTGCAAGGCTGCGTAAGTGGAGAACTATATCTGGATCATATGATGCCATGATTTTTAACAATACCTCAAAGTCCATAGCACTCTGTTTTTTCTCTTGATAAACACCTGAATCATTATCTAGACGAGCCATATAGATACCATATTTTTTTATAATTAAAGTTTTATCTTCTATAGATCCTCTACTTTCCTCTCTTTCTAAATACTCTAAGGTTTGCGGAGAAATGCCTAGAATACCTGCCGCTTCATACAAACTTAGCTCTAGATATTGCCGCATAGCCCGCAACATAAAACTATTCTCTTTTTCATAGCCATCAGCGCAATCTGTTTCACCCAAAAGATAAGAGGAAGTTGTTTGCAAAGCCTTTGCCACAGCAAATACCATCTCTGCGTTTGGGGAACGTTCTCCTCGTTCCCATCGAGAAATTGTTAGCTTCGTGACTCCAATAATCTCCGCTAACTCCTGCTGAGTTAAGCCTCTTTTGCGTCGAACTACTTTTATCCTGTGCCCGATCATCCCTATCTCCTCTTTAATAAAAAAGCCCTTATGGACTACTGTATCCATTGGAATAGATAACTCAATAATCTCTTTGGCTATAAAAATTATCATTTAAGATATTTATCGTTCTTTATTTTTTTAAAAAAAGGAAAACCCCTTGTGCATATCCAATTTGTCGTTTAATATTAATAAAAGTTGATACTTTAATATTTTTATCTATTTCTGGATATCTTTTCAGTATTTTGTTTACTTCCTCCAAGAACCGACCCCGTTAGCGACCATGGACTGGGGAGTTTTGTTTCATCGATCAACGCCTCCTCCTCTTTTCCTAAGCACACTCTCGCTGATATAAAAATTCAGGGGTCGTGAAAAAACAATACGTTATA
It contains:
- a CDS encoding C69 family dipeptidase, translated to MFFTFLILSVLLGILVPVRRASACSGLILGKDVSPTGKVLVAHNEDDSDRLLVRHALVPPRDHKPGTTFTCEEESAHIPQIPHTFGFFWSEVRGERGLSNADIFYNDHGVGIFSDSCRHIRSDHEPDCIAGGIGYGLRRALAEQAYSADHGVILAMKLLEQYGYRDSGRCYIIADANEAWMIQVVHGQHYCAVQIRDDEAAFIPNHYTIRKGDLNNRKFYCSKDLLNYASQKGWVSPHVLEEKDFDFAKAFQNPKRWRHKFNTFRQRHALSILTGREWGVNEELPMTVHPGKKIEFDKIKAIFRSHYEGTADDLRMDFSGFSPHYTPLRRICTGTTVEGIIAAFHEYPELTCLWIAPGRPCSHPYIPLHGGILSLPEGLSPIKRPIPALEEHCQPDMSLLDIDSKKWWNITQQQIITDLLYKDIHPSLQNWISFYEDSLMKQEEEIRQKAETLMLSGEKEEARTLLTAWGETISRQTAEKLEKFFAPFAPISLLTSATNIFKGDRSTELVVRFNLKGRHPVEKSILMGQGGLNHTLWATPIDQSLLEENGLWTLRFRVRELTEKALPCRSDFWLAGHDIEGKTFIARTIMQVYPQREDNTFLYNAK
- a CDS encoding ABC transporter ATP-binding protein → MAREKDSRTTGRNQIRTYMLPRGRRNIGNIEKAKNPHNTLLRLFFYFNRYRISVIFVCTLIVLYSILGLLAPYLMGVAIDLYISLKTTKGLVNIASLMLIVYVLNNIFQAIANRVTSNISQKALKQMRKDLFQHLQSLPLSFFDQTPAGDLMSRLTNDIDAISQAISLNITSLLASMLSMAGILIAMFILDTKLALASLFVVPLMFGFSEFVARYTRKGYQLLQKDLGTLNSVMEESISGAKVIKAFRKEGAVTEMFLLHNQRVYTAGIYANTYALLLMPLTGVLGNFFVIILVSLGSWLALKGLATVGLIATFINYGQNFIQPLRQVSNLYNTFQAALAGAERVFEIIDMEPEGEDNVCTVPGQPLRGHVCFDHVSFEYKPGIPIIKNLSFETKAGETVALVGPTGAGKTTITNLITRFYEIKEGRITIDKVDIRTIPKSCLRQQLGLVLQETFLFSDSVMENIRFGRLDATDEEVITAAKMAEADHFIGLLPQEYHTLLSERGSNLSQGQRQLLSIARAILANPRILILDEATSNVDTRTEIRIQNALLHLMEGRTSFVIAHRLSTIRNADQVLVINKGELVEKGTHEELLQRQGFYYHLYISQFKGHLI
- a CDS encoding ABC transporter ATP-binding protein translates to MDYILKLRSFLKPYKKQSFIALLLLVSLVVMDLFIPRLIQRIIDYGITARNRQIVIHTALLMVSLSVLGAFTAIGNNFFSIQVGEGVARDLREHLFFKIQNYSFSDLDKQKTGEIMVRLTSDVNTIKGLVQMSLRIGTRAPLLMIGSLILMFKTSQKLAFTILPLLLLTSGVLFFFILKIEPLFQSIQQKLDRLNTVLQENISGIRLVKAFVRAHSESQRFEVCNEALFDQSVKVMMLMSYMAPILTLLVNIGIVIVLWTGGFQAAQGNITTGQIVAFTNYLLTTMTPLVMMTMLSNVWASGIISAQRIQEIMETSPDTRKRLEKIALPPTIQGHIVFEDVSFSYNSDNSRESTLKGINFEALPGETVAILGATGSGKSTLVNLIPRFYDVTAGRILIDGLDIQTIQHSSLLAHIGIVPQEIILFSGTVRDNICYGSPHATDEEIITAAHIAQVHDFIMGLPQGYNSYIEQRGMNLSGGQKQRIAIARAILPRPQILILDDSTSAVDIETETKIQNAIKVFAAKQTIFIVAQRISTVLNADKIIVLDNGHIVAEGPHNKLIQTNSIYQEIYISQLGEKSGQERQV
- a CDS encoding thioredoxin family protein, which codes for MKIQVIGRICPDCDKVFEMTKQTLTTLNIVNDIERVTETREIIKHFGMVHIPAVAVDGKVLFSGEIPNEEKMKKLFSRYRN
- a CDS encoding cupin domain-containing protein, giving the protein MSQKIFEKGTKFEAEKMVEVQVGSVVSRTLIDHPTGTVTLFAFDKGQALSEHTAPYDALVQILNGKAEISLGGVSQLVAQGEWLIMPANVPHALKAVEAFKMALVMIRS
- a CDS encoding helix-turn-helix domain-containing protein, whose product is MIIFIAKEIIELSIPMDTVVHKGFFIKEEIGMIGHRIKVVRRKRGLTQQELAEIIGVTKLTISRWERGERSPNAEMVFAVAKALQTTSSYLLGETDCADGYEKENSFMLRAMRQYLELSLYEAAGILGISPQTLEYLEREESRGSIEDKTLIIKKYGIYMARLDNDSGVYQEKKQSAMDFEVLLKIMASYDPDIVLHLRSLAKNVEEISEEDWEFLANLLKISLKRILKK